TTGCCAGTGCGCAACGCGCCCTGCTTGACGGTTCGGAAATCCGCGAAAGCCACCGGACAGACGATAGCCGCGTGCAGGACCCATACTGCGTCCGCTGTCAGCCTCAGGTGATGGGGGCCGCGATTGACATCCTGCGGTTCGCGGCGCGCACGCTGGAAATCGAAGCCAACGCTGTGACGGACAACCCGCTGGTTCTTGAAAGCGAAGATATCATCGTCTCCGGTGGGAACTTCCATGCCGAACCCGTCGCCTTTGCCGCCGATCAGATTGCGCTCGCCATTTCCGAGATTGGTGCCATCACCCAGCGCCGGATTGCTTTGATGGTCGATCCCACGCTCAGCTTCGATCTTCCGCCATTCCTGACCCCGGCACCGGGCCTCAACTCCGGCTTCATGATCGCCGAGGTGACAACCGCCGCGTTGATGAGCGAGAACAAACACCTCGCCAACCCCTGCTCAACCGATAGCACGCCAACCTCCGCCAATCAGGAAGATCATGTCTCCATGGCCGCCCATGCGGCGCGGCGACTGCTGCGGATGAACACCAATCTCGGCACCATTGTCGGGGTTGAGGCATTGGCCGCCGGGCAAGGGATCGAGTTCCGCGCGCCGCTTAAAACCAGCTCCGCGCTACGCGAGGTGCTGGGCCGGTTGCGCGCCGTTGTTCCGCCGCTCGGGGCTGATCGCTATCTCGCCCCTGACCTGCAATCGGCAGCCGAGATGGTGCGCGATGGAACATTGGCGACAGGCTTGGGCCTGCCAACGCTTGAGACCGCGCTTTAACAGCGCGACGTCCGCTTGAATTATGTTGTTTGCGCGCCCGGCGCGGCACCTGACAAGGTCGCGAAGGCGTCATTGATACGCGTGGGGCATTCAAACAGGCTGCAATAAGACGACGAAAGCGCCTCGCCGTTAACGCCCAAAACTATACCAAAACCCGAGCATCTCCAGCTCGTAAACCATAAACGCTTAGGGCAGCCGATTAGTTCGGCACCCATTTCTCAACCGTCATTGGCCAAGTTATTTACCGTAATAGTCCCGATACCACTGCACGAATTTTGCAACGCCATCACGAAACCCGGTCTGCGGTTTGTAGCCTGTCAAATGCTGCAAAAGGTCGGCATTGGCCCATGTCGCAGACACGTCTCCGCTTTGCATCGGCAGGTAATTTCGGATGGCTTTTTGACCCAGCTCAGCTTCGATCGCATCAATGAAATCCAACAGCCGAACCTTGTCCGAGTTACCGATATTGACAATACGGAACGGTGCAACCGGGCTCAGGCTGTCACCTTCGGGAATAGCTTCGCGGCTTGTCGGTCGCTCTGGAACGGCGTCGATCAACAGCCTTATGCCGCGCACAAGATCTTCGACATAGGTGAAGTCGCGCCACATGTCGCCATTGTTGTAAATGTCGATCGGAGTGCGCTCGAGTATCCCTTTGGTGAATTTGAAATGCGCCATATCCGGGCGGCCCCATGGCCCATATACGGTGAAAAACCGGAACATTGTTGTCGGCAGATTCCAAAGGTGTGCATAGGAATGCGCCATCGCTTCATTGGCTTTCTTGGTCGCGGCATAGATGGTCAGCGGGGTGTCGGCTTTCTCCGTCTCAGTGAACGGCATCTCTTCGTTGGCTCCGTAAACCGAAGAGGTCGAAGCCATCAGAAGATGATCAACACCAAGTTCACGCGCGCATTCCATCACGTTGAACGTGCCAACAACATTGGAATCGATGTATGCACGTGGATTATCAAGGCTGTAGCGCACCCCGGCCTGCCCCGCGAGATGAACGATCACATCCGGCTGCTCGGCATCGCAGAGCGTCTTGAGCTTCTCGAAGTCCTCCAGAAGCGCCACCTCGCAGGAAAAATTCTCGTCTTGCAGGAGCATCTGATGGCGGCGTTCCTTGATGCGCACATCATAGTAATCGGTCATGCCGTCAAACCCGACAACCGTGAAACCTTCGGCAAGCAGGAGTTTCGAGAGGTGAAAGCCGATAAATCCGGCTGACCCCGTTACCAAC
This is a stretch of genomic DNA from Aquicoccus sp. G2-2. It encodes these proteins:
- the hutH gene encoding histidine ammonia-lyase, producing MSITLTPGQTSISTLERIWRGSEQLALDPAARPAIETAAARVARAAQGNEAVYGVNTGFGKLASVRIPADDTETLQRNLILSHCCGVGEALEPQITRLMMALKLNSLGRGASGTVWATVQLIEDMLNAGVVPVIPVQGSVGASGDLAPLAHMAAVMIGHGEAQYNGETLPGAEALSRAGLTPVTLGPKEGLALINGTQFSTALALVGLWRAWDNMRAATVSGAMSTDAIMGSTAPLQAEIHTLRGHAGQIAFASAQRALLDGSEIRESHRTDDSRVQDPYCVRCQPQVMGAAIDILRFAARTLEIEANAVTDNPLVLESEDIIVSGGNFHAEPVAFAADQIALAISEIGAITQRRIALMVDPTLSFDLPPFLTPAPGLNSGFMIAEVTTAALMSENKHLANPCSTDSTPTSANQEDHVSMAAHAARRLLRMNTNLGTIVGVEALAAGQGIEFRAPLKTSSALREVLGRLRAVVPPLGADRYLAPDLQSAAEMVRDGTLATGLGLPTLETAL
- a CDS encoding GDP-mannose 4,6-dehydratase, translated to MRKVLVTGSAGFIGFHLSKLLLAEGFTVVGFDGMTDYYDVRIKERRHQMLLQDENFSCEVALLEDFEKLKTLCDAEQPDVIVHLAGQAGVRYSLDNPRAYIDSNVVGTFNVMECARELGVDHLLMASTSSVYGANEEMPFTETEKADTPLTIYAATKKANEAMAHSYAHLWNLPTTMFRFFTVYGPWGRPDMAHFKFTKGILERTPIDIYNNGDMWRDFTYVEDLVRGIRLLIDAVPERPTSREAIPEGDSLSPVAPFRIVNIGNSDKVRLLDFIDAIEAELGQKAIRNYLPMQSGDVSATWANADLLQHLTGYKPQTGFRDGVAKFVQWYRDYYGK